In the genome of Meles meles chromosome 2, mMelMel3.1 paternal haplotype, whole genome shotgun sequence, one region contains:
- the RNF4 gene encoding E3 ubiquitin-protein ligase RNF4 isoform X1: MSTRKRRGGTVNSRQAQKRTREAASTPEMALEAEPIELVESAGDEIVDLTCESLEPVVVDLTHNDSVVIVDERRRPRRNARRPRQEHADSCVVSSDDEELSRDRDVYVTTHTPRNTREEAATGLRPSGTVSCPICMDGYSEIVQNGRLIVSTECGHVFCSQCLRDSLKNANTCPTCRKKINHKRYHPIYI; this comes from the exons ATGAGTACT AGAAAGCGTCGTGGTGGCACAGTAAACTCTAGACAAGCCCAGAAGCGAACTCGGGAAGCAGCCTCCACCCCTGAGATGGCCTTGGAAGCAGAGCCCATAGAACTTGTAGAAAGTG cCGGAGACGAAATAGTGGATCTCACCTGTGAATCGTTAGAGCCTGTGGTTGTTGACCTGACTCACAATGACTCTGTCGTG attgttgaCG AACGGAGGCGGCCAAGGAGGAATGCGAGGCGGCCACGCCAGGAGCACGCTGACAGCTGTGTGGTGAGCAGTGATGACGAGGAGCTGTCCAGGGACAGAGACGTGTACGTGACCACCCATACTCCCCGAAATACCAGAGAGGAGGCAGCCACGGGACTCAG GCCCTCTGGTACTGTCAGTTGTCCGATCTGCATGGACGGGTACTCTGAG ATTGTGCAGAATGGACGTCTCATTGTTTCTACAGAATGTGGCCACGTCTTTTGTAGCCAGTGCCTCCGTGACTCCCTCAAGAATGCTAACACTTGCCCAACTTGCAGGAAAAAGATCAACCACAAACGATACCACCCCATTTATATATGA
- the RNF4 gene encoding E3 ubiquitin-protein ligase RNF4 isoform X2 — MALEAEPIELVESAGDEIVDLTCESLEPVVVDLTHNDSVVIVDERRRPRRNARRPRQEHADSCVVSSDDEELSRDRDVYVTTHTPRNTREEAATGLRPSGTVSCPICMDGYSEIVQNGRLIVSTECGHVFCSQCLRDSLKNANTCPTCRKKINHKRYHPIYI, encoded by the exons ATGGCCTTGGAAGCAGAGCCCATAGAACTTGTAGAAAGTG cCGGAGACGAAATAGTGGATCTCACCTGTGAATCGTTAGAGCCTGTGGTTGTTGACCTGACTCACAATGACTCTGTCGTG attgttgaCG AACGGAGGCGGCCAAGGAGGAATGCGAGGCGGCCACGCCAGGAGCACGCTGACAGCTGTGTGGTGAGCAGTGATGACGAGGAGCTGTCCAGGGACAGAGACGTGTACGTGACCACCCATACTCCCCGAAATACCAGAGAGGAGGCAGCCACGGGACTCAG GCCCTCTGGTACTGTCAGTTGTCCGATCTGCATGGACGGGTACTCTGAG ATTGTGCAGAATGGACGTCTCATTGTTTCTACAGAATGTGGCCACGTCTTTTGTAGCCAGTGCCTCCGTGACTCCCTCAAGAATGCTAACACTTGCCCAACTTGCAGGAAAAAGATCAACCACAAACGATACCACCCCATTTATATATGA